The Triticum dicoccoides isolate Atlit2015 ecotype Zavitan chromosome 6A, WEW_v2.0, whole genome shotgun sequence genome has a window encoding:
- the LOC119319268 gene encoding protein CANDIDATE G-PROTEIN COUPLED RECEPTOR 7-like, with the protein MRTSSMGTSVAVTLAFAVVLFLARATHAEIRTTLIVSDARPLILFEQFGFARGGKAALSIRRSAWNLRPGSRLNGVDPTLMGFVLISGAQFPKINNASQYAAADPGGGSFCVLTSGFAVPMIRLSDVPPGGATSILSIDDPDEYAVVFNNCQEGAEVTMDVRTEMYNVRGGVPDGLRDYLPVGLQPLPNIYTVVSVVYFVFLAVWVWTCLRKRAAAERIHVVMGALLLFKALKMACAAEDTWYVESTGTPHGWDVAFYVFGFFKGVLLFTVIVLIGTGWSFLKPYLQEREKNVLMIVIPLQVIENLVLVVIGETGPTGRDWVVWNHVFLLVDVICCCAVFFPIIWSIRGLREASKTDGKAARNLHKLTLFKRFYIVVVGYLYFTRIIVSAFLAVLNYKYQWGVNVAVEAASFAFYVFVFYNFHPVEKNPYLYVGDDEEESASGQLEMDERAF; encoded by the exons ATGCGCACCAGCTCCATGGGCACCTCGGTCGCGGTCACCCTCGCCTTCGCGGTCGTCCTCTTCCTTGCGCGGGCAACCCATGCCGAGATCAGGACAACGCTCATCGTGTCGGACGCGCGGCCCCTGATCCTCTTCGAGCAGTTTGGCTTCGCGCGAGGCGGCAAGGCCGCCCTCTCCATCCGCCGCTCGGCATGGAACCTCCGGCCAGGGTCACGCCTCAACGGAGTCGACCCCACCCTCATGGGATTCGTCCTCATCTCGGGAGCGCAGTTCCCGAAGATCAACAACGCGTCCCAgtacgccgccgccgaccccggaggCGGCAGCTTCTGCGTGCTCACGAGCGGGTTCGCTGTCCCGATGATCCGGCTGAGCGACGTGCCGCCTGGAGGCGCCACCAGCATCCTGAGCATCGACGACCCCGACGAGTACGCGGTGGTGTTCAACAACTGCCAGGAGGGCGCGGAGGTGACCATGGACGTGCGCACCGAGATGTACAACGTGCGGGGCGGCGTCCCCGACGGGCTGAGGGACTACCTCCCCGTGGGGCTCCAGCCGCTGCCCAACATCTACACCGTGGTGTCGGTGGTCTACTTCGTGTTCCTGGCGGTGTGGGTGTGGACGTGCCTGCGGAAGCGCGCGGCGGCGGAGCGGATCCACGTGGTGATGGGCGCGCTGCTGCTGTTCAAGGCGCTCAAGATGGCGTGCGCGGCGGAGGACACGTGGTACGTGGAGTCCACGGGCACGCCGCACGGCTGGGACGTCGCCTTCTACGTCTTCGGCTTCTTCAAGGGCGTCCTGCTCTTCACCGTCATCGTGCTCATCGGCACCGGCTGGTCCTTTCTCAAGCCCTACCTCCAG GAGCGGGAGAAGAACGTGCTGATGATAGTGATCCCGCTGCAAGTGATCGAGAACCTGGTGCTGGTGGTGATCGGGGAGACAGGGCCGACGGGGCGGGACTGGGTGGTGTGGAACCACGTGTTCCTGCTGGTGGACGTCATCTGCTGCTGCGCCGTCTTCTTCCCCATCATCTGGTCCATCCGGGGCCTGCGCGAGGCCTCCAAGACCGACGGCAAGGCGGCGCGCAACCTCCACAAGCTCACCCTCTTCAAGCGCTTCTACATCGTCGTCGTCGGCTACCTCTACTTCACCCGGATCATCGTCTCCGCCTTCCTCGCCGTGCTCAACTACAAGTACCAGTGGGGCGTCAATGTCGCCGTCGAGGCCGCCAGCTTCGCCTTCTATGTCTTCGTCTTCTACAACTTCCATCCGGTGGAGAAGAACCCGTACCTGTACGttggcgacgacgaggaggagtccgCCAGTGGACAGCTCGAGATGGACGAGCGTGCTTTCTAA